In the genome of Mycobacterium kansasii ATCC 12478, one region contains:
- a CDS encoding DUF3151 domain-containing protein produces MTPMGDLLGPDPILLPGDSDAEAELLAGENPGIVAAAHPSASVAWAALAEEALGDDKAITAYAYARTGYHRGLDQLRRNGWKGFGPVPYSHQPNRGFLRCVAALARAADAIGETDEYDRCMDLLDDCDPAARPALGL; encoded by the coding sequence ATGACGCCGATGGGTGATCTTCTGGGGCCTGATCCGATCCTGCTTCCCGGCGACAGTGACGCCGAGGCCGAGCTGCTGGCCGGAGAAAACCCGGGCATCGTCGCCGCCGCACATCCGTCGGCGTCGGTGGCCTGGGCGGCGCTGGCCGAGGAGGCGCTCGGCGACGACAAGGCCATCACCGCTTACGCCTACGCCCGTACGGGCTACCACCGGGGCCTGGACCAGTTGCGCCGCAACGGCTGGAAGGGCTTCGGTCCGGTGCCCTATTCGCACCAGCCCAATCGAGGCTTCCTGCGCTGTGTGGCGGCGCTGGCGCGGGCCGCCGACGCCATCGGGGAAACCGACGAGTACGACCGGTGCATGGACCTGCTGGACGACTGCGACCCCGCCGCGCGCCCCGCGCTGGGTCTCTGA
- a CDS encoding GNAT family N-acetyltransferase: MPADCLIRPLREADLSTASAICRRAFATFMRVPDPQTFWTDREYVRTRWRADPDAALAAEVNGALVGSNFATRWGRFAFFGPLTVTPELWNQGIAHQLMTATIDLIDSWNVTAAGLFTFAHSPGHIHLYQKFGFWPRFLTGLLAKTAAEPATVSFTRLSQAEAGERNGLIDACRALTADIYAGLDVSAEIRSVEAQQLGDTVLLNSGDSLDAFAVCHLGTGTEAGAYTCYVKFAAVSPRAQAEHVFGQLLDACETLAVQQGMRRVDAGVNVNRGLAYRSMLRRGFTAESYGVSMHRPDAPAYNRHDTYVIDDLR; the protein is encoded by the coding sequence ATGCCTGCTGATTGCCTGATCCGGCCGCTGCGCGAAGCCGACCTGTCGACGGCGAGCGCGATCTGCCGACGGGCGTTCGCGACGTTCATGAGGGTGCCCGACCCGCAGACCTTCTGGACAGATCGTGAGTACGTCCGGACGCGGTGGCGTGCCGATCCGGATGCCGCGCTCGCCGCCGAGGTGAACGGCGCCCTGGTGGGTTCGAATTTCGCGACCAGGTGGGGCAGGTTCGCGTTCTTCGGGCCGCTGACGGTGACACCGGAGCTGTGGAATCAAGGCATCGCCCACCAGTTGATGACCGCCACAATCGATCTGATCGACTCCTGGAACGTGACCGCGGCGGGGCTCTTCACGTTCGCCCACAGCCCCGGCCACATCCACCTGTACCAGAAGTTCGGCTTCTGGCCTCGGTTCTTGACCGGGCTGCTCGCCAAGACAGCCGCCGAGCCGGCGACCGTCTCGTTCACCAGGCTCTCGCAGGCCGAAGCCGGTGAACGCAACGGTCTGATCGACGCCTGTCGTGCCCTGACCGCCGACATCTACGCCGGCCTGGACGTCAGTGCCGAAATTCGCTCGGTCGAGGCCCAGCAATTGGGCGACACCGTGCTGCTCAATAGCGGCGACTCGCTGGACGCATTCGCGGTCTGCCACCTGGGCACCGGTACCGAGGCCGGCGCGTACACGTGTTACGTCAAGTTCGCCGCCGTCAGCCCGAGGGCACAAGCCGAACACGTCTTCGGGCAGTTGTTGGATGCCTGCGAAACGCTTGCCGTACAACAGGGCATGCGCCGAGTGGACGCGGGCGTCAACGTCAATCGCGGCCTGGCGTACCGGAGCATGCTCCGTCGCGGCTTCACAGCCGAGTCGTACGGCGTGTCGATGCACCGACCCGACGCACCTGCCTACAACCGGCACGACACCTACGTCATCGATGACCTGCGGTGA
- a CDS encoding cation diffusion facilitator family transporter: MGAGHNHTSHAPAGADTSRMIPRMVVAAAILAAFFVVELTTALLINSIALLADAGHMLTDVVAVFMGLAAVVLARRGSSSPDRTYGWHRAEVFTAVANAVLLIGVALFILYEAVDRLRETPSVPGVPMIVVALAGLIANFVVAMLLRSHSQGSLAVRGAYLEVVADTVGSLGVLIAGVVTVTTRWPYADVVVAVLVALWVAPRALSLARAALRILSESSPSHIDVSELRSALGSVDGVTDVHDLHVWTLSPGKDMVTAHLTSGGELTTVLRDARALFYARGLKHATVQVELPEDAGYCAANL; the protein is encoded by the coding sequence ATGGGTGCCGGTCACAATCACACCTCGCACGCCCCGGCCGGGGCGGACACCTCGCGCATGATCCCCCGGATGGTCGTCGCCGCGGCCATCCTGGCGGCGTTCTTCGTGGTGGAACTGACCACGGCGCTGCTGATCAACTCGATCGCGCTGCTGGCCGACGCCGGACACATGCTCACCGACGTCGTCGCCGTGTTCATGGGGCTGGCCGCCGTCGTGCTGGCCAGGCGGGGCAGCTCGTCACCGGACCGCACCTATGGTTGGCATCGAGCCGAGGTGTTCACCGCGGTAGCCAACGCGGTGCTGCTGATCGGTGTCGCGCTGTTCATCCTCTACGAAGCGGTGGACCGTCTCCGGGAAACGCCATCGGTTCCCGGTGTGCCCATGATCGTGGTGGCGCTGGCGGGCCTGATCGCCAACTTCGTCGTCGCGATGCTGTTGCGGTCCCACTCCCAGGGCAGCCTGGCAGTCAGGGGTGCCTACCTGGAAGTCGTCGCCGACACCGTCGGCAGCCTGGGCGTGCTGATCGCCGGGGTCGTGACCGTCACGACACGCTGGCCCTACGCCGACGTCGTGGTCGCCGTCCTGGTCGCGTTGTGGGTAGCACCGCGGGCACTGTCGCTGGCCCGTGCCGCGCTGCGCATCCTTTCCGAGTCGTCACCCAGCCATATCGACGTGTCGGAGCTTCGGTCGGCGCTGGGCTCCGTGGACGGTGTGACGGACGTGCACGACCTGCACGTGTGGACACTTTCGCCGGGTAAGGACATGGTCACCGCACACCTGACCAGCGGCGGTGAGTTGACCACCGTGCTGCGGGACGCGCGTGCGCTGTTCTACGCCCGGGGGCTGAAGCACGCCACCGTTCAGGTAGAGCTGCCCGAGGACGCCGGATACTGCGCTGCCAACCTGTAA
- a CDS encoding site-2 protease family protein, which yields MGLHESVRPSPIFLGLVALTAVGGALAWLAGASVRPLAYAGVFTFVIAGWLVSLCLHEFGHAFTAWRFGDHDTAVRGYLTLDPRRYSHPAMSLLLPMVFIALGGIGLPGAAVYLRTWFMTPTRRSLVSLAGPAANLALAVLLLAATRLFYDEHHWVLWAGVAFLGFLQIMALVLNLLPIPGLDGYDALEPHLSPETQRALAPAKQFGIFILLFVLLAPVLNQWLFGLVGWLFDFSGVPHVLAGAGNSLTRFWSRWI from the coding sequence ATGGGCCTGCACGAGTCGGTGCGACCCAGCCCGATCTTTCTGGGCCTGGTCGCACTGACGGCCGTTGGCGGGGCGCTGGCGTGGCTGGCCGGTGCCAGTGTGCGGCCATTGGCCTATGCCGGAGTGTTCACCTTCGTGATCGCCGGCTGGTTGGTCTCGCTGTGCCTGCACGAGTTCGGGCATGCGTTCACCGCCTGGCGATTCGGCGACCACGACACCGCGGTGCGCGGCTACCTGACTCTGGACCCGCGGCGCTACAGCCATCCGGCCATGTCGCTGCTGTTGCCCATGGTGTTCATCGCGTTGGGTGGAATCGGCCTGCCGGGCGCGGCGGTCTACCTGCGTACGTGGTTCATGACGCCGACCCGTCGCAGTCTGGTCAGCCTGGCCGGACCGGCGGCCAACCTGGCGCTGGCGGTGCTGCTGCTGGCCGCGACCCGGTTGTTCTACGACGAGCACCACTGGGTGCTGTGGGCCGGGGTGGCGTTCCTGGGCTTCCTGCAGATCATGGCGCTGGTGCTGAACCTGCTGCCGATCCCGGGCCTGGACGGTTACGACGCCTTGGAGCCGCATCTGAGCCCGGAGACGCAGCGGGCGCTGGCGCCGGCCAAACAGTTCGGCATCTTCATCCTGCTGTTCGTGCTGCTGGCGCCGGTGTTGAACCAGTGGCTGTTCGGGCTGGTGGGCTGGCTTTTCGACTTCTCCGGTGTGCCGCACGTGCTCGCGGGGGCCGGCAATTCGCTGACCCGCTTCTGGAGCCGCTGGATCTGA
- a CDS encoding peptidase M50: MKPPSTAVLVFDDRPVPAALAGLPTRRADDLETALGSYRRLVVFGGDADLATVLTRLLRADRLDIEVGYAPPRRTRATRVYRLPAGRRAARRARRGTARRVPLIRDETGTVIVGRAGWLPPDRARLIRGEAVVDDTVLFDGDVAGVFIEPTPGLPGLRAALDTGPWRRWISGRAAQLGTTGASVVRDGVAAPRSVRRSAFYRHVEGWLLVR, translated from the coding sequence GTGAAACCGCCCAGCACCGCGGTGTTGGTGTTCGATGATCGGCCCGTGCCTGCGGCGCTGGCCGGCCTGCCGACGCGCCGAGCTGACGATCTCGAAACCGCGCTGGGCTCCTATCGGCGGCTCGTCGTGTTCGGCGGTGACGCGGACCTGGCCACCGTGCTGACCCGGCTGCTGCGCGCCGACCGGCTCGACATCGAGGTCGGCTACGCGCCGCCCCGGCGCACCCGAGCAACCCGGGTGTACCGGTTGCCGGCCGGGCGCCGTGCGGCGCGGCGGGCGCGGCGGGGAACGGCCCGTCGGGTGCCGCTGATCCGCGACGAGACCGGGACGGTGATCGTCGGCCGGGCCGGTTGGCTGCCGCCGGACCGGGCGCGGCTGATCCGCGGCGAGGCGGTGGTCGACGACACCGTCTTGTTCGACGGCGATGTCGCCGGGGTGTTTATCGAGCCCACGCCGGGGTTGCCGGGCCTGCGGGCCGCCCTGGACACCGGACCGTGGCGCCGCTGGATCAGCGGACGCGCCGCTCAGCTGGGCACCACCGGCGCCTCGGTGGTGCGCGACGGTGTCGCGGCACCCCGATCGGTGCGAAGATCGGCGTTCTACCGCCACGTCGAAGGCTGGCTGCTGGTCCGGTAG
- a CDS encoding adenylosuccinate synthase: MPAIVLIGAQWGDEGKGKATDLLGGRVQWVVRYQGGNNAGHTVVLPTGENFALHLIPSGVLTPGVTNVIGNGVVIDPGVLLDELHGLEERGVDTSKLLISADAHLLMPYHVAIDKVTERYMGSKKIGTTGRGIGPCYQDKVARMGIRVADVLNPEQLAHKVQAALEFKNQVLVKIYNRKALEPAQVVESLLEQADGFRHRIADTRLLLNNALDAGETVLLEGSQGTLLDVDHGTYPYVTSSNPTAGGAAVGSGIGPTRIRTVLGILKAYTTRVGSGPFPTELFDENGEYLSKTGGEFGVTTGRRRRCGWFDAVVARYATRVNGITDFFLTKLDVLSSLETVPVCVGYRIDGKQTGEMPMTQSDLCRAEPIYQELPGWWEDISAARDFDDLPAKARDYVLRLEELAGAPVSCIGVGPGRDQTIVRRDVLAARP, from the coding sequence ATGCCGGCAATCGTGCTGATCGGCGCCCAGTGGGGCGACGAGGGCAAGGGTAAAGCCACTGATCTGCTCGGGGGGCGGGTGCAGTGGGTGGTGCGTTACCAGGGCGGTAACAATGCCGGGCACACGGTGGTGCTGCCGACCGGCGAGAACTTCGCGTTGCACCTCATCCCTTCGGGTGTGCTAACCCCCGGCGTCACCAATGTCATCGGCAACGGCGTGGTGATCGACCCCGGGGTCCTGCTCGACGAGCTGCACGGCCTGGAAGAGCGCGGGGTCGACACCTCCAAGCTGCTGATCTCGGCCGACGCGCATCTGCTGATGCCCTACCACGTGGCCATCGACAAGGTCACCGAGCGCTACATGGGCAGCAAGAAGATCGGCACCACCGGCCGCGGCATCGGCCCCTGCTACCAGGACAAGGTGGCCCGCATGGGGATCCGGGTCGCCGATGTGCTGAACCCCGAGCAGCTGGCCCACAAGGTCCAGGCCGCACTCGAGTTCAAGAACCAGGTGCTGGTCAAGATCTACAACCGCAAGGCCCTGGAGCCGGCGCAGGTGGTCGAATCGCTGCTGGAGCAGGCCGACGGTTTCCGCCATCGCATCGCGGACACCCGGCTGCTGCTCAACAACGCGCTCGATGCCGGCGAAACGGTGTTGTTGGAGGGCTCCCAGGGGACGTTGCTCGATGTCGACCACGGCACCTACCCCTATGTGACGTCGTCGAATCCGACCGCGGGCGGGGCGGCCGTGGGCTCCGGCATCGGGCCCACCCGAATACGCACGGTGCTGGGCATCCTCAAGGCCTATACCACTCGGGTGGGTTCGGGCCCGTTCCCCACCGAGCTGTTCGACGAGAACGGCGAATACCTGTCCAAGACCGGCGGTGAATTCGGGGTGACCACCGGCCGGCGCCGGCGCTGCGGCTGGTTCGACGCCGTCGTCGCGCGTTACGCCACCCGGGTCAACGGCATCACCGACTTCTTCCTGACCAAACTCGACGTGCTGTCCAGCCTCGAAACGGTGCCGGTGTGTGTCGGCTATCGGATCGACGGAAAGCAGACCGGCGAGATGCCGATGACCCAGAGCGATCTGTGCCGTGCTGAGCCGATCTACCAGGAGCTGCCGGGCTGGTGGGAAGACATCTCCGCCGCGCGCGACTTCGACGACCTGCCCGCCAAGGCTCGTGACTACGTGCTGCGACTGGAAGAGCTTGCCGGAGCGCCGGTTTCGTGCATCGGCGTCGGCCCTGGACGGGATCAGACCATCGTGCGCCGCGACGTCCTGGCGGCCCGCCCGTGA
- a CDS encoding PaaI family thioesterase, protein MGSDGCPEEEDPEYQHHGGFPEYGPASPGAGFRRFVTTMRRLQDLAVSADPGDDVWDEAAERAAALVELLGPFQAEEGKGPAGRTPDLPGMGSLLLPPWTLTRYRPDGVEMTGSFSRFHVGGNHAVHGGVLPLLFDHLFGMVSHAAGRPISRTAFLHVDYRKITPIDAPLVVRGRVTRSEGRKAYVFAELVDSDETLLAEANGLMVRLLPGQP, encoded by the coding sequence CTGGGGTCAGACGGATGCCCCGAAGAAGAAGATCCCGAATACCAGCACCACGGCGGCTTTCCGGAATACGGCCCGGCCAGCCCCGGAGCGGGTTTCCGCCGTTTCGTGACGACGATGCGCCGCTTGCAGGACCTGGCGGTGTCGGCAGACCCGGGTGACGACGTGTGGGACGAGGCCGCCGAGCGCGCCGCCGCGCTGGTCGAGCTGCTGGGCCCGTTCCAGGCCGAGGAAGGCAAGGGACCGGCCGGGCGGACACCCGATCTGCCCGGCATGGGCAGCCTGTTACTGCCGCCGTGGACGTTGACCCGCTACCGGCCCGACGGTGTGGAAATGACGGGTTCGTTCAGCCGCTTTCACGTCGGGGGCAACCACGCGGTGCACGGCGGGGTGCTGCCGTTGCTGTTCGACCACCTGTTCGGCATGGTGTCGCATGCGGCCGGGCGGCCGATCAGTCGGACCGCCTTCCTGCACGTCGACTACCGCAAGATCACTCCGATCGATGCGCCGTTGGTGGTGCGCGGACGCGTCACCCGGTCCGAGGGCCGCAAAGCGTACGTGTTCGCGGAATTGGTCGATAGCGACGAGACACTGCTGGCTGAGGCTAACGGCCTGATGGTGCGGCTGCTACCCGGCCAGCCCTAA
- a CDS encoding alpha/beta hydrolase: MRPCEELTARRLRAHSSAFSNGAHVEVVESGPSVAARMVTLASRLTVRPVLAAVSYVPHLPFPWGLVDFALRPMTRASDTLQEAVSLPNASGHLVRAPGVLPADGSRRVVLYLHGGAFLKGGIHSHARLASTISKFADSPVLVVNYRLVPKHTVGMALDDCHDAYRWLRLGGYDPEQIVLAGDSAGGYLALALAQRLRIHGEEPAALVAISPLLQLATRPQLAHPNIKADAMFPARAFDALVALVVGAAAKNKAAGKAEEIYEPLEHIEPGLPPTLIHVSGSEALLHDAQLAAAKLAAVGVPAEIHVWPGQLHDFQVAAPMLPEATRSLRQIGEYIREATG, from the coding sequence ATTCGCCCATGCGAGGAACTGACGGCTCGGAGACTCCGGGCGCACAGTTCTGCGTTCAGCAACGGCGCGCACGTCGAGGTCGTCGAATCGGGTCCTAGCGTCGCCGCGCGGATGGTTACGCTTGCGTCACGATTGACGGTCCGGCCAGTTCTCGCGGCCGTTAGCTACGTCCCTCATCTGCCGTTCCCGTGGGGCCTGGTCGACTTCGCGCTCCGGCCCATGACGCGGGCCTCGGACACCCTCCAAGAGGCGGTGAGTTTGCCGAACGCTTCTGGACATTTGGTCCGTGCGCCCGGGGTGCTACCCGCGGACGGCAGCCGGCGGGTGGTGCTCTACCTGCACGGCGGCGCCTTTCTGAAGGGCGGGATACACTCACACGCCAGACTCGCCAGCACGATATCGAAGTTCGCTGACTCACCCGTTCTTGTAGTCAACTATCGGCTGGTGCCCAAGCACACAGTCGGGATGGCCCTCGACGATTGTCACGATGCCTACCGATGGCTGCGGCTCGGCGGATATGACCCGGAGCAGATCGTGCTGGCAGGCGATTCCGCCGGCGGCTACCTGGCGCTTGCCCTAGCGCAGCGACTGCGGATACACGGCGAGGAACCGGCTGCGTTGGTGGCAATCTCGCCATTACTGCAGCTCGCAACGCGACCCCAACTGGCGCATCCCAACATCAAGGCCGACGCGATGTTTCCCGCAAGGGCGTTCGATGCGCTCGTCGCTTTGGTTGTTGGCGCCGCCGCCAAGAACAAAGCCGCCGGCAAGGCGGAAGAGATCTACGAGCCTCTGGAACACATCGAACCCGGCCTGCCACCTACACTCATTCACGTCTCCGGTTCCGAAGCGCTGTTGCACGACGCACAACTCGCCGCAGCCAAGCTCGCGGCAGTCGGGGTACCGGCGGAGATCCACGTCTGGCCGGGCCAGCTTCACGATTTTCAGGTCGCCGCACCGATGTTGCCCGAGGCGACCCGTTCGTTACGCCAGATCGGCGAATACATCCGAGAGGCCACCGGCTAA
- a CDS encoding RND family transporter: protein MSTGYADDANAVRPLAARLIRAFSVPIVLFWLAVCVVVSVFVPSLEEVGEERSVSLTPKDAPSMQAIQRIGTVFEESNTDSVAMIVLEGAQPLGDEAHEYYDDLVRKLRDDTRHVQHVQDFWGDPLTASGSQSSDDKAAYVQLNLAGNQGESLSYESVEAIRKIVDNTPAPPGITVYVTGTAALVSDMQHSGDKSLARITVTTVAVIFIMLLVVYRSPITVILLLLTVGAEFTVARGVVALLGSTGVIRLSTFAVSLLTSLAIAAGTDYGIFVIGRYQEARQAGEDREAAFYTMYRGVAHVILGSGVTIAGATFCLSLARLPYFQTLGVPCAVGMLVAVAVALTLGPAVLTLGSRFGLLDPKRLIEVRGWRRVGTVVVRWPAPVLAAACAIAVIGLLALPAYKASYNNRDYTPGFTRANEGYTAADRHFPQARLKPEVLMIESDHDMRNPADFLILDKLAKGIFRVPGISRVQAITRPEGTPMDHTSIPFQISMQNAGQVQHLKYQRDRINDLLTQADAMAKSITVMKRMYDLMMQMADTMHQTVVDTEQMKEVTDELRDHIANFDDFWRPIRSYFYWEKHCYDIPICLSLRSIFDALDGVDKVSEELTDLLGDVRIMDRLMPLTAAQIPPQIETLEIVRNLVLTMHSTMTGIYDQMDELSENATAMGKAFDTAKNDDSFYLPPEVFNNAKFKRVMKMFLSPDGHAARFIILHRGDPDAPEGIASINAIRTAAEEWLKGTPLESAKIYLTGTGAVSKDLSEGAKWDLLIAGVASLCLIFIVMLILTRAFVAATVIVGTVALSLGASFGLSVLFWQDILGIALHWLVLPMSVIVLLAVGSDYNLLLVSRFKQEIGAGLKTGIIRAMGGTGKVVTNAGLVFAVTMGSMIVSDLRIIGQVGTTIGLGLLFDTLIVRSFMTPSIAALLGRWFWWPLQVRSRPTGTTTGKPLPDRSLSPHRSTPTSASATPSAVPAARAIGQPEG from the coding sequence GTGAGTACCGGATACGCCGACGACGCTAACGCTGTTAGACCACTTGCGGCACGACTGATCCGCGCTTTTTCGGTGCCTATCGTCCTTTTCTGGTTGGCGGTTTGCGTCGTCGTCAGTGTATTTGTCCCATCGCTGGAGGAGGTTGGGGAAGAACGTTCGGTGTCATTAACCCCCAAGGATGCGCCGTCGATGCAGGCGATACAACGAATCGGGACGGTGTTCGAGGAATCGAATACTGACAGTGTCGCGATGATCGTTCTGGAAGGTGCTCAGCCCCTCGGCGACGAGGCACACGAGTATTATGACGATCTTGTTCGTAAATTGCGTGACGATACCCGGCACGTGCAGCATGTCCAGGATTTCTGGGGGGATCCACTTACCGCTTCCGGTTCGCAAAGTTCCGATGACAAGGCCGCATATGTTCAGCTGAATCTCGCTGGCAACCAAGGCGAGTCGCTGTCCTACGAATCCGTCGAAGCAATCCGCAAAATCGTTGACAACACCCCGGCGCCACCCGGAATCACGGTCTACGTCACCGGGACAGCGGCACTGGTAAGCGATATGCAGCATAGTGGCGATAAATCCCTGGCGAGAATCACCGTGACGACGGTCGCGGTAATTTTCATCATGTTGCTCGTGGTGTACAGATCGCCAATTACGGTGATTCTTCTGCTGCTCACTGTCGGGGCGGAATTTACGGTGGCTCGCGGAGTCGTCGCGTTGCTTGGGTCTACTGGTGTTATTCGGCTGTCCACTTTTGCGGTGAGCCTGCTGACTTCGCTCGCGATTGCGGCCGGTACAGATTATGGGATATTCGTCATCGGACGGTATCAGGAGGCGCGCCAGGCCGGCGAGGACCGGGAGGCAGCCTTTTACACCATGTACCGTGGGGTCGCCCACGTGATCTTGGGCTCCGGTGTGACGATCGCCGGCGCGACATTTTGCCTGAGTTTGGCTAGATTGCCCTACTTTCAAACTCTGGGTGTTCCCTGTGCAGTGGGGATGCTGGTTGCGGTAGCGGTCGCACTCACCCTGGGACCGGCCGTCCTGACCCTTGGCAGCCGTTTCGGCCTGCTCGACCCCAAACGCCTCATCGAGGTTCGTGGCTGGCGGCGAGTCGGTACCGTGGTGGTTCGCTGGCCGGCGCCCGTTCTCGCTGCCGCCTGCGCGATCGCCGTGATCGGCCTGCTGGCGTTGCCCGCGTACAAGGCCAGCTATAACAACCGGGACTATACACCGGGCTTCACTCGAGCCAATGAAGGCTATACGGCCGCTGATCGCCATTTTCCCCAGGCCCGTCTGAAGCCGGAAGTTTTAATGATCGAATCGGATCATGATATGCGCAATCCGGCGGATTTTTTGATTTTGGACAAGCTGGCCAAGGGGATCTTCCGGGTTCCTGGTATTTCTCGCGTGCAGGCAATAACACGCCCCGAGGGGACGCCGATGGATCATACGTCGATCCCGTTCCAGATCAGCATGCAAAATGCCGGGCAGGTACAGCACTTGAAGTACCAGCGTGACCGAATTAATGACCTGCTGACTCAGGCCGACGCGATGGCAAAGTCGATCACGGTAATGAAGCGTATGTATGACTTGATGATGCAGATGGCTGACACCATGCACCAGACGGTCGTTGACACCGAACAGATGAAGGAAGTTACCGATGAGCTGCGCGATCACATCGCGAATTTTGATGATTTCTGGAGACCGATCCGCAGCTATTTCTACTGGGAAAAGCACTGTTACGACATTCCGATCTGCTTGTCGTTGAGGTCCATATTTGATGCACTAGACGGTGTAGACAAAGTCAGCGAGGAATTGACCGATCTGCTGGGTGACGTACGAATTATGGATCGGCTCATGCCCCTCACGGCGGCGCAGATCCCGCCACAGATCGAAACCCTGGAAATTGTGCGGAACCTGGTCCTCACCATGCATAGCACCATGACTGGTATCTATGATCAAATGGACGAGCTCAGTGAAAATGCCACGGCCATGGGAAAGGCGTTTGACACAGCAAAGAACGACGATTCGTTCTACCTTCCACCAGAGGTATTTAACAACGCGAAATTCAAGCGCGTCATGAAAATGTTCTTGTCCCCTGACGGACATGCGGCGCGGTTCATCATCTTGCACCGGGGAGATCCCGATGCACCCGAGGGCATCGCGAGTATCAACGCCATTCGCACGGCGGCCGAGGAGTGGCTCAAGGGAACGCCGCTGGAATCCGCCAAGATCTATCTCACCGGCACGGGGGCCGTGTCCAAGGATCTCTCCGAGGGTGCCAAATGGGACCTGCTGATCGCGGGTGTAGCTTCGCTTTGCCTCATTTTCATCGTCATGCTGATCCTCACTCGCGCCTTCGTCGCCGCCACTGTCATCGTCGGTACGGTGGCGCTTTCACTGGGCGCTTCTTTTGGCCTGTCCGTGCTGTTTTGGCAGGACATTCTTGGTATCGCGTTGCACTGGCTGGTACTTCCGATGTCAGTGATCGTCCTGTTGGCAGTGGGATCTGACTACAACCTGCTCTTGGTCTCCCGGTTCAAACAGGAAATCGGCGCCGGGCTGAAGACTGGGATCATCCGTGCGATGGGCGGTACCGGCAAGGTCGTGACGAATGCGGGCCTGGTATTCGCCGTCACCATGGGATCCATGATCGTCAGCGATCTGCGGATCATCGGACAGGTGGGCACCACCATCGGTCTGGGCCTGCTGTTCGACACGCTCATCGTGCGTTCGTTCATGACGCCGTCCATCGCCGCGCTGCTAGGACGCTGGTTCTGGTGGCCGCTGCAGGTGCGAAGCCGACCAACCGGGACCACCACCGGCAAACCCCTGCCGGATCGGTCCCTATCGCCTCACCGGAGCACGCCTACGTCTGCATCTGCCACCCCGAGCGCTGTGCCAGCTGCAAGGGCTATCGGCCAGCCCGAGGGGTAG